The Callospermophilus lateralis isolate mCalLat2 chromosome 15, mCalLat2.hap1, whole genome shotgun sequence genome window below encodes:
- the Marchf8 gene encoding E3 ubiquitin-protein ligase MARCHF8 isoform X1: MSMPLHQISAIPSQDATSARVYRSKTKEKEREEQTEKTLGHSMSHSSNISKAGSSPSASAPVSAFSRTSVTPSNQDICSSSAVFSEYCHHSPVQSAVVLKAPHCQSSLTQGLPVTVVCKDTLQASESNSFDSEWFQALKPAKNAKARRTLKFSKSLNDVCEKPKDTLESFDYVERTCSEGKLVLSQDPCLRINRFHFKGKRALNPKSLGSSKRFCVSSLSANHSVASEVEAGKGGMHSPILEEKADGEAGSRSQRLLQYLFLLSHGSSTSSLRRFHELESHTAHLHATKSSSGLAGSMGFCSDEMGDDDVFEDSTSAKFKCRVLRAPLCSVEKDSDLDCPSPLSEKSTPISSVSISGDACRICHCEGDDESPLITPCHCTGSLHFVHQACLQQWIKSSDTRCCELCKYEFIMETKLKPLRKWEKLQMTASERRKITYSVMFHVIAITCVVWSLYVLIDRTAEEIKQGQGTGILEWPFWTKLVVVAIGFTGGLLFMYIQCKVYLQLWKRLKAYNRVIYVQNCPETSKKNIFEKSALTESSFENKDGHGICYSDTNSSSCTEPEDTGAEIIHV; the protein is encoded by the exons GCTGGGAGTTCTCCTTCAGCATCAGCTCCAGTGTCTGCCTTCTCTCGCACTTCTGTCACACCATCCAACCAGGACATCTGCAG TTCCAGTGCAGTGTTTTCTGAGTATTGTCATCACAGTCCCGTGCAGTCTGCTGTTGTCTTGAAAGCACCTCACTGCCAGAGTTCTCTGACACAAGGGCTCCCTGTGACAGTTGTCTGTAAAGACACATTACAGGCTTCAGAAAGCAATTCCTTTGATTCTGAATGGTTTCAGGCCTTGAAGCCTGCTAAGAATGCCAAAGCCAGAAGAACACTAAAGTTTTCAAAGTCCCTAAATGATGTATGTGAGAAGCCCAAGGATACTTTGGAAAGCTTTGACTATGTGGAAAGAACTTGTTCTGAAGGAAAATTGGTACTCTCTCAAGATCCATGTCTCAGAATTAACAGGTTtcattttaaaggaaaaagagCACTGAATCCTAAATCTCTTGGCAGTTCCAAACGTTTCTGTGTCTCATCCCTCTCTGCCAACCATTCTGTTGCCTCAGAGGTAGAAGCTGGCAAGGGGGGCATGCACAGCCCGATTTTGGAAGAGAAAGCAGATGGCGAGGCCGGGTCCAGAAGCCAGCGGCTGCTCCAGTACCTGTTCTTGCTCTCCCATGGCTCTAGCACCAGCAGCCTGCGCAGATTCCATGAGCTGGAGAGCCATACGGCTCACCTGCATGCCACCAAGTCCTCGAGTGGGCTGGCAGGGAGCATGGGCTTCTGCTCTGATGAAATGGGAGACGACGACGTCTTTGAGGACAGCACATCCGCCAAATTCAAGTGCAGGGTTCTGCGGGCACCCCTCTGCTCAGTGGAGAAGGACAGTGACCTGGATTGTCCTTCTCCCCTGTCTGAAAAATCTACCCCCATCTCTTCTGTGTCCATCTCAGGGGATGCCTGCAG GATATGCCACTGTGAAGGTGATGATGAGAGCCCCCTGATCACCCCCTGCCACTGCACAGGAAGCCTCCACTTTGTGCACCAGGCCTGCCTGCAGCAGTGGATCAAGAGCTCTGACACGCGCTGCTGTGAGCTCTGCAAGTACGAGTTCATCATGGAGACCAAGCTGAAACCTTTGAGAAAA TGGGAGAAGTTGCAGATGACAGCCAGCGAGCGCAGGAAGATCACATACTCAGTGATGTTTCATGTCATCGCCATCACCTGTGTAGTCTGGTCCTTATATGTGCTCATCGACCGTACTGCTGAGGAGATCAAGCAGGGGCAGGGCACAG GAATCCTAGAGTGGCCCTTTTGGACTAAATTGGTGGTAGTGGCCATTGGCTTCACTGGAGGACTTCTTTTTATGTACATTCAATGTAAAGTATACCTGCAATTGTGGAAGAGACTCAAGGCTTATAATAGAGTGATCTATGTTCAAAACTGTCCAGAAACAagcaaaaagaatatttttgaaaaatctgcactaaCAGAGTccagttttgaaaataaagacGGACATGGAATCTGTTATTCGGACACAAACTCTTCTTCTTGCACAGAGCCTGAAGACACTGGAGCAGAAATCATTCACGTCTGA
- the Marchf8 gene encoding E3 ubiquitin-protein ligase MARCHF8 isoform X2: MYSCWKMKLQTEKTLGHSMSHSSNISKAGSSPSASAPVSAFSRTSVTPSNQDICSSSAVFSEYCHHSPVQSAVVLKAPHCQSSLTQGLPVTVVCKDTLQASESNSFDSEWFQALKPAKNAKARRTLKFSKSLNDVCEKPKDTLESFDYVERTCSEGKLVLSQDPCLRINRFHFKGKRALNPKSLGSSKRFCVSSLSANHSVASEVEAGKGGMHSPILEEKADGEAGSRSQRLLQYLFLLSHGSSTSSLRRFHELESHTAHLHATKSSSGLAGSMGFCSDEMGDDDVFEDSTSAKFKCRVLRAPLCSVEKDSDLDCPSPLSEKSTPISSVSISGDACRICHCEGDDESPLITPCHCTGSLHFVHQACLQQWIKSSDTRCCELCKYEFIMETKLKPLRKWEKLQMTASERRKITYSVMFHVIAITCVVWSLYVLIDRTAEEIKQGQGTGILEWPFWTKLVVVAIGFTGGLLFMYIQCKVYLQLWKRLKAYNRVIYVQNCPETSKKNIFEKSALTESSFENKDGHGICYSDTNSSSCTEPEDTGAEIIHV; encoded by the exons GCTGGGAGTTCTCCTTCAGCATCAGCTCCAGTGTCTGCCTTCTCTCGCACTTCTGTCACACCATCCAACCAGGACATCTGCAG TTCCAGTGCAGTGTTTTCTGAGTATTGTCATCACAGTCCCGTGCAGTCTGCTGTTGTCTTGAAAGCACCTCACTGCCAGAGTTCTCTGACACAAGGGCTCCCTGTGACAGTTGTCTGTAAAGACACATTACAGGCTTCAGAAAGCAATTCCTTTGATTCTGAATGGTTTCAGGCCTTGAAGCCTGCTAAGAATGCCAAAGCCAGAAGAACACTAAAGTTTTCAAAGTCCCTAAATGATGTATGTGAGAAGCCCAAGGATACTTTGGAAAGCTTTGACTATGTGGAAAGAACTTGTTCTGAAGGAAAATTGGTACTCTCTCAAGATCCATGTCTCAGAATTAACAGGTTtcattttaaaggaaaaagagCACTGAATCCTAAATCTCTTGGCAGTTCCAAACGTTTCTGTGTCTCATCCCTCTCTGCCAACCATTCTGTTGCCTCAGAGGTAGAAGCTGGCAAGGGGGGCATGCACAGCCCGATTTTGGAAGAGAAAGCAGATGGCGAGGCCGGGTCCAGAAGCCAGCGGCTGCTCCAGTACCTGTTCTTGCTCTCCCATGGCTCTAGCACCAGCAGCCTGCGCAGATTCCATGAGCTGGAGAGCCATACGGCTCACCTGCATGCCACCAAGTCCTCGAGTGGGCTGGCAGGGAGCATGGGCTTCTGCTCTGATGAAATGGGAGACGACGACGTCTTTGAGGACAGCACATCCGCCAAATTCAAGTGCAGGGTTCTGCGGGCACCCCTCTGCTCAGTGGAGAAGGACAGTGACCTGGATTGTCCTTCTCCCCTGTCTGAAAAATCTACCCCCATCTCTTCTGTGTCCATCTCAGGGGATGCCTGCAG GATATGCCACTGTGAAGGTGATGATGAGAGCCCCCTGATCACCCCCTGCCACTGCACAGGAAGCCTCCACTTTGTGCACCAGGCCTGCCTGCAGCAGTGGATCAAGAGCTCTGACACGCGCTGCTGTGAGCTCTGCAAGTACGAGTTCATCATGGAGACCAAGCTGAAACCTTTGAGAAAA TGGGAGAAGTTGCAGATGACAGCCAGCGAGCGCAGGAAGATCACATACTCAGTGATGTTTCATGTCATCGCCATCACCTGTGTAGTCTGGTCCTTATATGTGCTCATCGACCGTACTGCTGAGGAGATCAAGCAGGGGCAGGGCACAG GAATCCTAGAGTGGCCCTTTTGGACTAAATTGGTGGTAGTGGCCATTGGCTTCACTGGAGGACTTCTTTTTATGTACATTCAATGTAAAGTATACCTGCAATTGTGGAAGAGACTCAAGGCTTATAATAGAGTGATCTATGTTCAAAACTGTCCAGAAACAagcaaaaagaatatttttgaaaaatctgcactaaCAGAGTccagttttgaaaataaagacGGACATGGAATCTGTTATTCGGACACAAACTCTTCTTCTTGCACAGAGCCTGAAGACACTGGAGCAGAAATCATTCACGTCTGA